In Candidatus Kaistella beijingensis, a genomic segment contains:
- a CDS encoding tyrosine-type recombinase/integrase, producing the protein MIERFLEYISVERRYSPNTVISYEKDLKDFSKFLLETEAHQDFSKVDKKIIRNFMVELSEHQISKRSINRKLSSLRSFFLFLLKVGEIKSTPLENIQSLKFYAEKQIPFSKEEMGHLEVLDVQPKNGSLLKELIVETLYQTGMRRAELCNLLFENVDFSQKEIKVIGKGNKTRIIPVSDSLLQRFEMYLEERKPLKDNDIYFFVNEKGKKLYDKFVYSAVNSYLSLVTSKTKKSPHILRHSFATHVLENGAEISKVKKLMGHSSLASTQVYTDANIEQLKKVFNSAHPRAKKSRL; encoded by the coding sequence ATGATTGAGAGATTTTTGGAATACATCTCCGTAGAACGGCGCTATTCGCCAAACACGGTGATTAGTTATGAGAAGGATTTAAAAGATTTTTCAAAATTTCTTTTGGAGACAGAAGCTCATCAAGATTTCTCGAAAGTCGACAAAAAAATCATCAGAAATTTCATGGTCGAGTTAAGCGAGCATCAAATTTCAAAACGAAGCATCAACCGCAAACTTTCTTCTTTGCGCAGCTTCTTTCTTTTTCTATTAAAAGTGGGTGAAATAAAGTCCACACCTTTAGAAAATATTCAGTCCCTAAAATTTTACGCAGAAAAACAAATTCCTTTTTCAAAGGAGGAAATGGGTCATCTCGAAGTTTTGGATGTTCAGCCAAAAAACGGAAGTCTATTAAAAGAACTCATCGTCGAAACCCTTTATCAAACAGGAATGCGTCGTGCCGAACTCTGCAATCTCCTTTTTGAAAACGTAGATTTCAGCCAAAAAGAAATCAAAGTCATAGGTAAAGGAAATAAGACGAGAATTATTCCCGTTTCAGACTCGTTGCTGCAAAGATTTGAAATGTACCTTGAAGAAAGGAAGCCGCTGAAAGACAACGATATTTATTTTTTCGTGAATGAGAAAGGTAAAAAATTGTACGATAAATTTGTCTATTCTGCGGTAAATTCCTACCTTAGTCTTGTCACTTCGAAGACCAAGAAAAGCCCTCATATTTTAAGACACAGTTTTGCGACTCACGTTTTAGAAAATGGGGCTGAAATTTCTAAGGTCAAGAAGTTGATGGGGCATTCGTCGCTTGCTTCCACGCAGGTTTATACGGATGCGAATATTGAACAGTTAAAAAAAGTGTTTAACAGCGCTCATCCACGAGCCAAAAAAAGTAGATTATGA
- a CDS encoding sensor histidine kinase encodes MNIKNKIALNLSLLFSVFLGTILIIIYLFFAEFRKSEFVNVLKDRISTISNYFNEDEAIVDESKMINDTPTYSIHQEEIEVFNEKFEPIFSNITGKKNIWNEGDLLALKNTGSVYRRDTKAEIYGEKIGGRYFLIASEDFMGKEKLKYLGSLMLISFIVASSLVWILSFLFAKRMMAPLDIFQDKITRISANNLTERLPETDKKDEINLLAKVFNTMLGRIDRSYSSQKEFNASASHEIKTPLTRMAFQLENLAKLENENPQTKKYIQGISDEVYQVSDTVNSLLLLSKLEEEHLRDDRSSVRIDEVIFDAFEDVKRNFENFEINFDIHEENDSGNLTVKGIKPLLEIVFINLFKNACLYSFKKEVNVDISEDDLNLTVVVKSKGDLISEDDSQKIFDAFKRGANSQQRSGSGLGLRICKRILDFHHAEISYRSEGSELNVFVVKFPLV; translated from the coding sequence ATGAACATCAAGAATAAAATCGCACTGAACCTCAGTTTGCTTTTTTCCGTATTTCTGGGGACGATTCTTATTATCATCTACCTGTTTTTTGCAGAATTCAGGAAAAGTGAGTTTGTGAATGTTCTAAAGGATCGGATTTCCACGATTTCCAATTATTTTAATGAAGATGAAGCGATTGTTGATGAATCGAAGATGATTAATGACACTCCAACTTATTCGATACATCAAGAAGAAATTGAGGTTTTTAACGAAAAGTTTGAACCCATTTTCAGCAACATCACAGGAAAAAAAAATATTTGGAATGAGGGCGACCTTCTTGCCCTCAAGAATACCGGTTCTGTTTATCGACGGGATACAAAGGCTGAAATTTATGGCGAAAAAATTGGTGGAAGATATTTTTTGATTGCTTCTGAAGACTTTATGGGAAAAGAGAAATTGAAATATCTGGGTTCACTCATGCTAATTTCTTTCATTGTTGCAAGTTCGCTCGTTTGGATTTTAAGTTTTCTCTTTGCCAAACGAATGATGGCTCCATTGGACATTTTTCAGGATAAAATCACGAGAATTTCGGCAAACAATTTAACAGAAAGACTCCCTGAAACCGACAAAAAGGACGAGATTAATCTTCTGGCAAAAGTCTTCAACACGATGCTCGGAAGAATTGACCGATCCTATTCTTCACAAAAAGAATTTAATGCAAGTGCTTCACATGAGATTAAAACACCGTTGACGAGAATGGCTTTTCAACTTGAGAATCTTGCAAAACTTGAAAACGAGAATCCGCAAACGAAAAAGTATATCCAGGGAATTTCTGATGAGGTTTACCAGGTTTCGGATACAGTAAATTCCTTATTGCTGCTTTCGAAACTGGAGGAGGAGCATTTACGGGACGACCGTTCTTCGGTTCGAATCGATGAGGTGATTTTTGATGCTTTTGAGGACGTGAAGAGGAATTTTGAAAATTTTGAAATCAACTTCGATATTCATGAAGAGAACGATTCAGGGAATTTAACGGTGAAGGGAATTAAACCACTTTTAGAGATTGTTTTCATCAATTTGTTTAAGAATGCTTGTCTTTACTCATTTAAAAAAGAGGTGAATGTTGATATTTCGGAGGACGATTTAAACTTAACTGTCGTCGTAAAGTCGAAAGGGGATTTGATTTCCGAAGATGATTCGCAAAAAATTTTCGACGCCTTTAAAAGAGGTGCAAATTCGCAACAAAGGAGCGGTTCCGGACTTGGTTTAAGGATTTGCAAAAGGATTCTTGATTTTCACCATGCAGAAATTTCATACCGTTCTGAAGGTTCAGAGCTGAATGTTTTTGTTGTGAAATTTCCTTTGGTATAG
- a CDS encoding response regulator transcription factor: MRILLLEDDLILSAELSKFLEDNNFEVKRVYDGNLFLSEVKQNNYELFLLDINVPKTNGLEVCEKIREEDKNTPIIMISAYGDLSDKKDAFNRLADDYLVKPFQFEELLMRMNSLIRRRSSDKNVSAKVITIEDLKINKTEQKVFRKGKEIILTVKEFQLLLLLAENPGKTFSKQQISEMVWQHNFNTNTNTVEVYINFLRKKIDKGFDVKLIHTRSGFGYFLNPQK; encoded by the coding sequence ATGAGGATACTTTTATTGGAAGATGATTTAATCCTTTCGGCCGAACTTAGCAAATTTTTGGAGGACAATAACTTTGAGGTAAAGCGGGTTTATGACGGCAATTTGTTCTTGAGCGAAGTGAAGCAAAATAATTATGAACTATTTCTTCTAGACATCAACGTTCCAAAAACCAATGGTTTGGAAGTATGCGAAAAAATCCGTGAGGAAGACAAAAATACACCCATTATCATGATTTCTGCGTATGGTGACCTTTCTGATAAAAAGGACGCCTTCAACAGGCTTGCTGATGATTACCTGGTAAAACCTTTTCAGTTCGAGGAGCTTTTGATGCGAATGAATTCCTTAATAAGAAGAAGGTCTTCCGATAAAAATGTTTCGGCGAAAGTTATTACCATTGAAGATTTAAAGATTAATAAAACGGAACAAAAAGTCTTTAGAAAAGGCAAAGAAATTATTCTTACGGTGAAAGAGTTCCAGCTGTTATTGCTTTTGGCGGAAAATCCGGGCAAAACTTTTTCCAAGCAGCAGATATCTGAAATGGTTTGGCAGCACAATTTTAATACAAATACCAACACTGTTGAGGTTTACATTAACTTTTTAAGGAAGAAGATTGATAAGGGTTTTGATGTGAAGCTCATTCACACCCGTTCTGGCTTTGGATATTTCCTAAATCCACAAAAATGA
- a CDS encoding GIY-YIG nuclease family protein, producing MSKLGFVYIMTNQNRTTLYLGVTNDLCRRIYEHKNHLIKNSFTDKYNLEYCIYFEEYARMDLAIKREKEIKKWNRQKKESLINKVNPKWEIAATEKGFKVASSFSEEIKNIMNQLKTEE from the coding sequence ATGAGTAAATTAGGTTTTGTTTACATAATGACCAATCAAAATCGCACGACACTTTACCTAGGTGTTACAAATGATTTATGCAGAAGAATTTATGAACACAAAAACCATCTAATCAAAAATTCTTTCACAGACAAGTACAATCTAGAGTACTGCATTTATTTTGAGGAATACGCAAGAATGGATTTAGCCATAAAAAGGGAAAAGGAAATCAAAAAATGGAATCGACAGAAAAAGGAATCCTTAATAAATAAAGTAAATCCTAAATGGGAAATTGCAGCAACGGAAAAAGGGTTTAAAGTCGCTTCTTCATTTTCTGAAGAAATCAAAAATATCATGAATCAACTAAAAACCGAGGAATAG
- a CDS encoding DUF3857 domain-containing protein, whose product MIKRSLLFIPVFVSGIFFGQHKFLNTPKLSEEDLKSEKSTAQQDAPAEVLYRSIHMRIDYNGYLYKDVVDRVKIYNKDNASKFLNQEIQTYDNNKGSRETLSNLKANTFNYEGGKIVVTKVERDQKYKSTEDKNYNITKFAFPNVKNGSVVEYSYSVLTPFLGSTPRVLIEEEIPVRYVEYVFETPKPLGYSINYKGSISPTHRETGPQNIYGGEYEVYRFGYENVPAFKDEKYVQNNENYKTGIKAELNSAVFDNQLKSYTLSWNDVRKRLMENDDFGEQLKKQSLVKELLPTEIKALPTMEKAAAILKFVQKNYTWNKEDDVFTDKGIRNLISSKTGNTAEINLLLTMLLRSADIDADPVVLSTVKRGVLLSYSPSIAQLNYVLASFEDEGKFYLLDGTVKQSEINMIAPKALNYYGLAVGKKEMKQIDIFYPDTSKTLLTVDAKMNPDGTFEGHFSDRDTKLYAMVVNENYLENKEDYTKTYKDKYKFSLTNLKHGLQENNDFETSFDFTSDTFVDVIGNKLVFNPLLFLYSQNHDFNQKEPRKAPLEFYSAYDKIKKVTITLPEGYVFENVPKSKKFRTEDSALQYTYLVTQAGNKLTVESIVNVDDSVFPKEYYPAFTQIFDNIAKQEAQVVTAVKK is encoded by the coding sequence ATGATCAAGAGAAGTTTACTTTTTATTCCTGTTTTTGTTTCCGGAATTTTCTTTGGACAGCACAAATTTCTTAATACACCTAAACTCTCGGAAGAAGATTTGAAGAGCGAAAAATCAACAGCTCAACAAGATGCACCTGCGGAAGTTTTGTACCGATCCATCCACATGCGGATTGATTACAACGGCTATTTATATAAAGATGTGGTTGATCGTGTGAAAATCTACAACAAAGACAACGCCTCCAAATTTTTGAATCAGGAAATACAAACCTATGATAACAACAAGGGAAGTAGAGAAACTTTGAGCAACCTAAAAGCCAATACTTTTAATTATGAAGGTGGCAAAATTGTTGTGACTAAGGTAGAACGCGATCAAAAGTATAAATCAACCGAAGATAAAAATTACAACATCACGAAATTCGCTTTTCCGAACGTTAAAAATGGGTCGGTTGTAGAATACTCTTATTCAGTTCTTACCCCATTCTTAGGCTCTACACCAAGAGTTTTGATCGAAGAGGAAATTCCTGTCCGTTACGTGGAATATGTTTTCGAAACACCAAAACCGCTTGGTTACAGTATTAATTACAAAGGAAGTATTTCGCCAACGCACAGAGAGACGGGTCCTCAAAATATTTATGGCGGCGAATATGAGGTGTACCGCTTTGGTTATGAAAATGTACCCGCTTTCAAGGATGAGAAATATGTTCAGAACAACGAAAATTATAAAACCGGAATCAAAGCAGAACTTAATTCTGCCGTCTTTGACAATCAGCTAAAATCGTACACGCTTTCCTGGAACGATGTTCGAAAAAGACTGATGGAAAATGACGATTTCGGTGAGCAACTAAAAAAGCAAAGCCTGGTAAAAGAATTGCTGCCAACAGAAATCAAAGCGCTTCCCACAATGGAAAAAGCCGCCGCAATTCTTAAATTCGTTCAAAAAAATTATACATGGAATAAGGAGGACGATGTCTTCACCGACAAAGGAATCAGGAATTTAATCAGTAGCAAAACCGGAAATACGGCAGAAATCAATCTTTTGCTTACCATGCTTTTGAGAAGTGCAGATATCGACGCAGATCCTGTCGTGCTTTCAACAGTAAAAAGAGGTGTGCTCCTTTCTTATAGTCCCTCAATAGCGCAGTTGAATTATGTGTTGGCTTCATTTGAAGATGAAGGAAAATTTTATCTTTTGGATGGGACGGTAAAACAAAGCGAAATCAATATGATTGCACCCAAAGCGTTGAATTATTATGGCTTGGCCGTTGGTAAAAAGGAAATGAAGCAAATCGATATCTTCTATCCAGACACAAGTAAAACGCTTCTAACGGTTGATGCTAAAATGAATCCGGATGGAACTTTCGAAGGACATTTTTCGGATCGCGACACCAAACTTTACGCAATGGTTGTTAATGAAAATTATCTTGAAAATAAAGAGGACTATACAAAAACATACAAAGACAAATACAAATTTTCTCTCACCAATTTAAAGCACGGTTTGCAGGAAAACAATGATTTTGAAACCAGTTTCGACTTTACCTCCGATACTTTTGTGGACGTGATTGGTAATAAGTTGGTTTTTAATCCGCTATTGTTTCTTTACTCCCAAAATCACGACTTCAACCAAAAGGAACCACGCAAAGCTCCGCTGGAATTTTACTCCGCTTATGATAAAATTAAGAAAGTAACCATTACTTTACCAGAAGGTTACGTATTTGAAAACGTGCCAAAATCTAAAAAATTCAGAACCGAGGACAGTGCACTGCAATATACGTATCTCGTAACTCAAGCGGGAAATAAACTTACGGTCGAAAGTATTGTAAACGTGGACGATTCGGTTTTCCCGAAAGAATATTACCCAGCTTTTACCCAAATTTTCGACAACATTGCCAAACAGGAAGCGCAAGTTGTAACCGCGGTTAAAAAATAG
- a CDS encoding UvrD-helicase domain-containing protein has product MSNNYTVINASAGSGKTYALVQNLLAICLKYPSQSDKIRNILALTFTNKAANEMKHRIIEWLKNFKKEDFESNQDLINIQEKLKKEGVNVSLKELHERSKNILDYILHHYSTLNIGTIDKFNSRLVRSFSHELGLAQNFNLEINAEPFLMEAVDKMLEEIGAENNVSDAFMDYVNYSLDNNDRINLNKTLYDSAKEYVQDKHYFRLNENKDFDWEVYEQSKKNLRESIKNLKEDSIQIAQDCLSLMKEKNLQPDDFSRASGGTIGKFFENVLNHFFNKDKFPFPADEEAVQENYRKGASSKSKNRQAEILEILDYLIDSRQKIISNYILSKKKEKILQAILPLKVNKEIQDKLAEIEEENDLVLLSKFNVLIHENLREEPSSFIYEKVGTKFSHYFFDEFQDTSFIQWQNFLPLRDHAISQENMSFTLVGDPKQSIYRFRGGDSQLMLDIINKKEKSQSFAELENLENNWRSAKNIVDFNNELYQFMSNFTQDEHRDIFGNGSHQISKSKINGRVLVNLIENATKSIYYEEVAAKMQEDIQSCLDNGFKFSDITILCRGNFDIFSFSQLLGNLKVNYHGEEVYIKTISESGLTLNLSATLLALTEFLRWEQNPKNLQFPVKMLYYLKVLGRINVEDFSAEMLEMLQLGNKSEMENFIFEKYSIDLKSKDLLQLNLYNFIEHFLQEFSVKGKETDFLFNYLEMLFGYSQNAGSTLKDFLRFWDEEANSTTIQASENVDAVQIMTIHKAKGLEFPVVFLPMENENKDGKFSNWLNVDLENSLSSVNINGFEKALETYDSEMADFNQKNIYQNLIDRFCLQYVATTRAVEQLFFYIQKPNKTSNHLEIYEFFEPKIPTNEFGEEYSSFDLYEVSEPELKKQIPSKSSEFATMPIDFSPEKEKNPEAIKIATPSKSYQNRIEKVRIGIFTHEILAKINSARDVEKVLEAYLLEGTITSEEKIEITDRIFNIINNEKYSKYFIENQLVINEKDIMISENGDSKIYRPDRMIETENGTIIIDFKTGEEKEKHQQQLNEYKSVLEKLGKTVVETKIVYV; this is encoded by the coding sequence ATGAGCAACAATTACACCGTCATCAACGCTTCTGCCGGTTCGGGAAAGACTTATGCTTTGGTGCAGAATCTTCTCGCAATCTGTTTGAAATATCCTTCCCAATCCGATAAAATCAGAAATATTTTGGCGCTGACTTTTACCAATAAAGCAGCAAACGAAATGAAGCACCGAATTATCGAGTGGCTGAAAAATTTTAAAAAAGAAGATTTCGAGAGCAATCAGGATTTAATCAACATTCAGGAAAAGTTGAAGAAGGAAGGGGTAAATGTTTCTTTGAAAGAACTTCACGAACGCTCGAAAAACATTCTCGATTATATTCTGCACCACTACTCGACTTTGAATATTGGAACGATCGACAAGTTCAATTCACGATTGGTTCGAAGTTTTTCGCACGAACTAGGTTTAGCACAGAATTTCAATTTGGAAATCAATGCAGAACCTTTTCTAATGGAAGCGGTGGATAAAATGTTAGAGGAAATCGGCGCTGAAAACAACGTGTCCGATGCGTTTATGGATTATGTGAATTACAGTTTGGATAATAATGATCGAATCAATCTCAACAAAACTTTGTATGATTCTGCGAAGGAATATGTGCAAGACAAACATTATTTCCGACTGAATGAAAACAAGGATTTCGATTGGGAAGTTTACGAGCAATCGAAGAAAAATTTGCGTGAAAGCATTAAAAATTTAAAGGAAGATTCCATTCAAATCGCGCAGGATTGTTTAAGTTTAATGAAAGAAAAAAATCTTCAACCCGATGATTTTTCCCGTGCAAGTGGCGGAACAATCGGCAAATTCTTTGAAAATGTTTTGAATCATTTTTTTAACAAAGACAAATTCCCGTTTCCTGCGGATGAAGAAGCGGTGCAGGAAAATTATAGGAAAGGCGCTTCCTCAAAGTCAAAAAACCGACAAGCAGAAATTCTTGAAATCCTCGATTATTTGATTGATAGCCGTCAAAAAATCATCTCAAATTATATTCTTTCCAAGAAAAAGGAGAAAATTCTTCAAGCGATTCTGCCATTAAAAGTTAATAAAGAAATACAGGACAAATTAGCGGAAATCGAGGAAGAAAACGATTTGGTTTTGCTCTCGAAATTCAATGTTTTGATTCATGAAAATCTTCGGGAAGAACCTTCCTCATTCATTTATGAAAAAGTGGGAACTAAGTTTTCACATTATTTCTTCGATGAATTTCAGGACACGTCATTTATTCAGTGGCAAAATTTTCTGCCGTTGAGAGACCACGCTATTTCGCAAGAAAACATGAGTTTCACATTGGTTGGAGACCCGAAACAAAGTATTTACCGTTTTCGTGGCGGTGATTCGCAATTGATGCTCGACATTATTAATAAGAAGGAAAAATCACAATCATTTGCAGAATTAGAAAACCTCGAAAACAATTGGCGAAGTGCGAAAAACATTGTGGATTTCAACAATGAGCTTTACCAATTCATGTCGAATTTTACGCAAGATGAACACAGGGATATTTTTGGAAACGGCTCTCATCAGATTTCAAAGTCAAAAATTAATGGTCGAGTTCTGGTGAATTTAATTGAAAACGCAACAAAATCAATTTATTACGAAGAAGTGGCCGCGAAAATGCAGGAAGATATTCAATCTTGTTTGGATAATGGTTTCAAGTTTTCCGACATCACCATTCTTTGTCGTGGAAATTTTGATATTTTCAGTTTCTCGCAACTCTTGGGGAATTTAAAAGTGAATTATCACGGGGAAGAAGTTTACATCAAAACCATCTCAGAATCGGGCTTAACACTAAATTTATCGGCAACTCTCTTGGCTTTAACCGAATTTTTGCGTTGGGAACAAAATCCGAAAAATTTGCAGTTTCCGGTGAAAATGCTGTATTATTTGAAAGTTTTAGGAAGAATAAATGTGGAAGATTTCAGTGCGGAAATGTTGGAAATGCTGCAACTTGGCAACAAATCCGAAATGGAAAACTTCATTTTTGAGAAATACAGCATCGATTTGAAAAGCAAAGATTTGCTTCAATTGAATCTGTATAATTTCATCGAACATTTTCTGCAAGAATTTTCTGTAAAAGGAAAAGAAACCGATTTTCTCTTCAATTATCTGGAAATGCTTTTCGGTTATTCGCAAAACGCGGGTTCTACTTTGAAAGATTTTTTAAGATTTTGGGATGAAGAAGCCAATTCCACCACGATTCAAGCTTCGGAGAATGTCGATGCAGTACAGATTATGACGATTCACAAAGCAAAAGGATTGGAGTTTCCCGTGGTTTTTTTACCGATGGAAAACGAAAATAAGGACGGCAAATTTTCCAATTGGCTAAACGTGGATTTGGAAAACAGTTTGAGTTCTGTAAATATTAATGGGTTTGAAAAAGCGTTGGAAACTTACGATTCCGAAATGGCAGATTTTAATCAGAAAAACATTTATCAGAATTTAATTGACCGTTTTTGTTTGCAATATGTGGCGACAACCCGGGCTGTAGAACAACTTTTTTTCTACATCCAAAAGCCGAACAAAACGAGCAACCACCTTGAAATCTACGAATTTTTTGAACCAAAAATCCCCACAAATGAATTTGGAGAAGAATATTCATCTTTTGATTTGTATGAAGTTTCAGAGCCGGAATTGAAAAAGCAGATTCCTTCAAAAAGTTCGGAGTTTGCAACGATGCCGATTGATTTTAGTCCTGAAAAAGAAAAAAATCCCGAAGCAATTAAAATTGCAACTCCTTCAAAAAGCTACCAAAACCGTATTGAAAAAGTTAGAATCGGAATCTTCACCCATGAAATCCTAGCAAAGATCAATTCCGCAAGAGACGTGGAAAAAGTTTTGGAAGCCTACCTTTTAGAAGGAACAATAACTTCCGAGGAAAAAATTGAAATCACCGATCGGATTTTCAATATCATTAATAACGAAAAATACTCAAAATATTTTATTGAAAATCAATTGGTTATCAATGAAAAAGACATCATGATTTCCGAAAACGGTGACTCCAAAATTTATCGTCCCGACCGAATGATTGAAACTGAAAACGGAACCATAATCATCGATTTCAAGACAGGAGAGGAAAAAGAAAAGCACCAACAGCAACTCAATGAGTACAAATCGGTGCTTGAAAAATTGGGTAAAACCGTGGTGGAAACGAAGATTGTATATGTATAA
- the rpsU gene encoding 30S ribosomal protein S21 — protein MLIIPVKDGEAIDRALKKYKRKFDKTGVVRALRSRQQFIKPSVTKRQANLKAAHKQRIASREEQA, from the coding sequence ATGTTAATTATCCCAGTAAAAGATGGCGAAGCTATCGACAGAGCACTAAAAAAATACAAAAGAAAATTTGATAAAACAGGAGTTGTAAGAGCTTTAAGAAGCAGACAGCAATTCATCAAGCCTTCTGTAACAAAAAGACAGGCTAACTTGAAAGCGGCTCACAAACAGAGAATCGCTAGTAGAGAAGAGCAGGCTTAA
- a CDS encoding HPF/RaiA family ribosome-associated protein codes for MKIKVQSMGLTPHAPLEEYLEKKLSKLETFYDKIHGCQVFLKVENASDKENKTAEIKLEVPGDDIVVKKTSASFEESIDLCAETAKKLLIKKKELA; via the coding sequence ATGAAAATTAAAGTTCAGTCAATGGGATTGACGCCACATGCGCCGCTTGAAGAGTATTTAGAAAAAAAATTAAGCAAGCTCGAAACTTTTTACGATAAAATTCACGGTTGCCAAGTTTTTCTTAAAGTTGAAAATGCTTCAGACAAAGAAAACAAAACAGCGGAGATTAAACTGGAAGTTCCAGGTGATGATATTGTGGTGAAAAAGACTTCGGCGTCTTTTGAAGAAAGTATTGATCTTTGTGCAGAAACCGCTAAAAAGCTGTTAATCAAGAAAAAAGAATTAGCATAA
- a CDS encoding very short patch repair endonuclease, whose amino-acid sequence MNKLSPEQRRKNMQANKSKGTKIEILLGKALFAKGIRYRKNNKKIYGTPDFTITRYKIAIFADGDYWHGKDWETRKKKLGTNAGFWFDKIERNMERDFKVNKKLRQEGWTVLRFWESDINKKLHQIAEFTREIFDFKKQRFEEQKLLKKQKINEKKEALIQNYLERKNSEFPEKLKRSAVKFTQEILHHKYPEEEFTPKVAEDLLQYGAPKKN is encoded by the coding sequence GTGAACAAACTCTCTCCCGAACAACGCCGAAAAAATATGCAGGCAAATAAATCCAAGGGAACCAAAATAGAAATCCTTTTGGGAAAAGCTTTGTTTGCGAAAGGAATCCGCTACAGAAAAAATAACAAGAAAATTTACGGAACCCCCGATTTTACTATAACCCGATACAAAATCGCCATTTTTGCCGATGGTGATTACTGGCACGGAAAAGACTGGGAAACGAGAAAGAAAAAGTTGGGAACAAATGCAGGCTTTTGGTTTGATAAAATCGAGCGAAACATGGAGCGTGATTTCAAAGTCAACAAAAAACTGCGGCAAGAAGGTTGGACGGTCTTACGTTTTTGGGAAAGCGACATTAATAAGAAACTGCATCAAATAGCCGAATTCACCAGAGAAATTTTTGACTTTAAAAAACAAAGATTCGAAGAACAAAAGCTTTTGAAAAAACAAAAAATCAACGAAAAAAAGGAGGCTTTAATACAGAATTATTTAGAAAGAAAAAACAGCGAATTCCCTGAAAAATTAAAGCGATCTGCAGTGAAATTTACACAAGAAATTCTTCACCATAAATATCCTGAAGAGGAATTTACGCCGAAAGTTGCCGAAGATCTATTGCAATATGGCGCACCAAAGAAGAACTAA